From the Fusobacterium ulcerans ATCC 49185 genome, the window CTGTTCTATATTATTTTATTATTTTAAAAAAAGTTGATGAAATTTATTAGAAATTATGGTATTCTTATTTATATGAAGATTTTTAGAAAAAACTATTTTAAAGAGGTGAATTTTTTATGAAAATTGCTGAAAGCAATGTAGTAACATTAGAATTTAAAGTTTATGATAACGATACAAATGAACTTTTAGAGGATACAAAAGAAGTTGGACCATTTTTCTATATCCATGGATTAGGAAATTTTGTCCCAAAAATTGAAGAAACTTTAGAAGGGCAAGAAAAAGGATTTAAAACTATTATGACTCTTACTCCTGAAGAAGGATATGGAGAATATGATCCAGATCTTGTTGAAGAAATGGCTAAAGCTGATTTTGA encodes:
- a CDS encoding FKBP-type peptidyl-prolyl cis-trans isomerase yields the protein MKIAESNVVTLEFKVYDNDTNELLEDTKEVGPFFYIHGLGNFVPKIEETLEGQEKGFKTIMTLTPEEGYGEYDPDLVEEMAKADFEEFEDIYEGLEFIADMDDGTEQQYVITAIEDDIVTADGNHPFAGKNIRFEVEVTGVREATEKELEHGHPHFEGFED